Proteins encoded together in one Undibacterium sp. CCC3.4 window:
- a CDS encoding SDR family NAD(P)-dependent oxidoreductase: MSIDFSNRVAIVTGAGGGLGREHALALAARGAKVVVNDLGSGGSSAAALAVVEEIRAAGGVAMANDASVTDFAAVQAMVADAVAAWGRVDILINNAGILRDKSFAKMELDDFKLVMDVHLMGAVHCCKAVWPLMNEQKYGRIVMTTSSSGLYGNFGQSNYGAAKMALVGLMQTLALEGAKNNIHVNSLAPTAATRMTEALFPPEFLQALQASDVVPAMLVLASEAAPTRAILCAGAGSFEAAHITMTPGLWLGRGGATDEVLAARLSEVRARADETVPESGTAQGHLELSKAMQHTQG; encoded by the coding sequence ATGAGCATCGATTTCAGCAACAGAGTCGCCATCGTTACCGGTGCCGGCGGCGGCCTCGGCCGCGAACATGCACTGGCCTTGGCCGCCCGCGGTGCCAAAGTCGTCGTCAATGACCTCGGCAGCGGCGGCAGTTCAGCCGCAGCCTTGGCCGTGGTCGAGGAAATTCGCGCCGCCGGCGGCGTTGCCATGGCCAATGACGCATCGGTGACCGATTTCGCAGCCGTGCAAGCGATGGTGGCCGACGCCGTGGCAGCCTGGGGTCGGGTCGATATCCTGATCAATAATGCTGGCATACTGCGCGATAAAAGTTTTGCCAAAATGGAACTTGACGACTTCAAACTGGTCATGGATGTGCACCTGATGGGCGCCGTTCACTGTTGCAAAGCGGTGTGGCCCTTGATGAATGAACAAAAATATGGCCGCATCGTGATGACCACCTCGTCATCTGGTTTGTATGGCAACTTCGGCCAATCCAACTACGGTGCCGCCAAGATGGCCTTGGTCGGTTTGATGCAGACGCTGGCCCTGGAAGGCGCAAAAAACAATATCCACGTCAACAGCCTCGCCCCCACCGCCGCCACACGCATGACCGAAGCCTTGTTCCCGCCGGAATTCTTGCAAGCCTTGCAAGCCTCGGACGTGGTACCGGCCATGCTGGTCTTGGCTTCGGAAGCCGCGCCGACGCGTGCCATCCTGTGCGCCGGTGCCGGCAGCTTCGAAGCCGCCCACATCACCATGACACCAGGCCTGTGGCTAGGTCGCGGCGGCGCTACCGATGAAGTACTGGCCGCTCGCCTGAGCGAAGTACGGGCACGAGCCGACGAAACCGTCCCCGAAAGTGGTACGGCGCAAGGGCATCTGGAACTGAGCAAAGCCATGCAGCATACGCAGGGCTGA
- a CDS encoding GNAT family N-acetyltransferase: protein MTTIVNANLNNPQHAQDLLTLLDDYAKDPMGGGTALPAHSRAGLIAALQARSGVHAVLAYCDDRAAGLAICFEGFSTFACQALLNIHDFAVHPEFRGRGIGRRMMEHITELAQQQQYCKLTLEVLSGNAPALALYHASGFANYELGPTQGGAVMLQKKLTTRAERALISE from the coding sequence ATGACCACCATCGTCAATGCCAATTTAAATAATCCGCAGCACGCCCAAGACTTGCTCACGCTCTTAGATGACTATGCCAAGGACCCTATGGGCGGCGGCACAGCGCTGCCGGCACACAGTCGCGCCGGTTTGATCGCCGCCTTACAAGCGCGTTCAGGGGTACACGCCGTGCTGGCCTACTGCGACGACCGCGCGGCCGGACTGGCGATCTGTTTCGAAGGCTTTTCCACTTTTGCCTGCCAAGCCTTGCTCAACATCCACGACTTCGCAGTCCATCCCGAGTTTCGCGGCCGTGGCATAGGTCGGCGTATGATGGAACATATCACTGAGTTGGCGCAACAACAGCAATATTGCAAACTCACGCTGGAAGTATTGAGCGGCAATGCCCCGGCGCTGGCTTTGTACCACGCCAGCGGCTTTGCCAACTATGAACTGGGGCCAACTCAGGGCGGGGCCGTCATGTTGCAGAAAAAATTGACTACACGCGCTGAACGCGCGCTGATTTCCGAGTAA
- the recG gene encoding ATP-dependent DNA helicase RecG, with translation MPAQDPSSGDDGAEKVEVALTKPAPPKAKAKPAPSGGASKASEKLAKLGLRTDMDFILHLPLRYEDETAITSIHEAAFRGGSMVQIEGLISHADIQYRPRRQLVVTVADDSGELALRFLNFYGSQVSQLAPGVRVRARGELKHGFFGAEMVHPNYKIVNEGAPLPTALTPVYPAAIGVPQALLRSAIGRVLTRGHWRDTLSPARLAALDLPDFESSIRTIHAPPPEADQYSLMEREHPAWQRMKFDELLAQQLSLKRAQITRRSKGSHALPLTGALSAAFLAQLPFSLTAAQQRVLAEIRHDLRQDFPMQRLLQGDVGSGKTVVAALAAAQAIDNGFQAVLMAPTEILAEQHFRKIAAWLAPLGVTTAWLSGSLKKKDKAHANALISSGEASLVIGTHALIQDNVEFKRLGLVIVDEQHRFGVSQRLTLANKAPAGKIPHQLMMSATPIPRTLAMTYFADLEVSVIDELPPGRTPIVTRVVDQNRRDEVLARVYAAAQDGKQVYWVCPLIEESETLQLQTATDTHAMLSAALPGVAVGLVHGRLKSAEKQAVMDAFIGNHSQVLVATTVIEVGVDVPNASLMVIEHAERFGLSQLHQLRGRVGRGAAASVCLLLYQAPLGGTAKQRLGIMRESNDGFEIARKDLELRGPGEFLGARQSGEAMLRFANLETDQWLVEQARTLADDLLQNDAVTVAAHLDRWLGNKEEFLRV, from the coding sequence ATGCCAGCACAAGACCCAAGTTCAGGCGACGACGGCGCGGAAAAAGTCGAGGTGGCGCTGACAAAACCCGCTCCCCCCAAGGCCAAAGCCAAACCGGCACCGTCTGGCGGAGCCAGCAAGGCGAGCGAAAAATTAGCTAAACTCGGCTTGCGCACCGACATGGACTTCATCCTCCATTTACCCCTGCGCTACGAGGATGAAACCGCGATCACCAGTATTCATGAAGCTGCCTTTCGCGGCGGCAGCATGGTGCAAATCGAAGGCCTGATCAGCCATGCCGACATCCAATACCGACCGCGCCGGCAACTGGTCGTTACCGTGGCCGATGACAGTGGCGAACTGGCCTTACGCTTTCTGAATTTCTACGGCAGCCAAGTCAGCCAACTCGCACCCGGCGTGCGCGTGCGTGCACGCGGCGAACTCAAACATGGGTTTTTCGGTGCTGAAATGGTGCATCCGAATTACAAAATCGTGAACGAAGGTGCGCCCTTACCGACCGCCCTCACCCCAGTTTATCCGGCCGCCATCGGCGTGCCACAAGCCTTGCTACGCAGCGCGATTGGCCGCGTACTGACGCGCGGGCATTGGCGCGATACGCTCAGCCCGGCCCGCTTGGCCGCACTCGACTTACCCGATTTTGAAAGCAGCATCCGCACCATCCATGCGCCGCCGCCCGAAGCCGATCAATACAGCCTGATGGAGCGCGAGCATCCGGCGTGGCAAAGGATGAAATTCGATGAATTATTAGCGCAACAACTCTCGCTTAAGCGCGCACAAATCACCCGTCGCAGCAAAGGCTCGCATGCCTTGCCGCTGACCGGCGCACTGAGCGCGGCATTCTTGGCGCAACTGCCATTTTCTCTGACCGCGGCACAGCAAAGAGTGCTGGCCGAAATCCGCCACGATCTACGACAAGATTTTCCCATGCAGCGTCTGCTACAAGGCGATGTTGGCAGTGGCAAGACCGTGGTCGCGGCATTGGCGGCGGCACAAGCCATCGACAATGGCTTTCAAGCAGTATTGATGGCGCCGACAGAAATTCTGGCCGAACAACATTTTCGTAAAATTGCTGCTTGGTTAGCACCGCTCGGTGTCACCACAGCCTGGCTCAGCGGCAGCCTGAAGAAAAAAGACAAAGCCCACGCCAATGCCCTGATCAGCTCGGGTGAGGCCAGCCTGGTCATCGGCACGCACGCCTTGATACAAGACAATGTCGAATTCAAACGGCTGGGCTTGGTGATCGTCGATGAACAGCATCGTTTCGGCGTCAGCCAACGCTTAACTCTGGCCAACAAGGCACCGGCCGGAAAAATTCCGCATCAACTGATGATGTCCGCCACCCCTATCCCACGCACCTTAGCGATGACTTACTTTGCCGACCTCGAAGTCTCAGTCATCGATGAATTACCACCGGGCCGCACTCCTATCGTCACGCGTGTGGTCGATCAAAATCGCCGCGATGAAGTGCTGGCGCGCGTCTACGCGGCGGCACAAGATGGCAAACAAGTCTACTGGGTCTGCCCGCTGATCGAGGAATCAGAAACCTTGCAACTGCAAACCGCTACCGACACCCATGCCATGCTCAGCGCCGCCTTGCCCGGGGTCGCTGTCGGCTTGGTGCACGGCCGCCTCAAATCGGCTGAAAAACAAGCGGTAATGGATGCCTTCATTGGCAATCACAGCCAAGTATTGGTTGCCACCACCGTCATCGAAGTCGGGGTCGACGTGCCCAATGCCAGCCTGATGGTGATCGAACACGCCGAACGTTTCGGTTTATCACAATTGCATCAGTTGCGCGGGCGCGTAGGGCGCGGTGCCGCCGCCAGCGTTTGCTTGCTGCTCTACCAAGCGCCGCTCGGTGGCACCGCCAAACAAAGGCTGGGCATCATGCGCGAGAGTAATGATGGTTTCGAAATCGCCAGAAAAGACTTGGAATTACGCGGCCCCGGCGAATTTCTCGGGGCACGGCAATCGGGCGAAGCCATGCTGCGCTTCGCCAATCTGGAGACCGATCAATGGCTGGTTGAGCAAGCGCGCACGCTGGCCGATGATTTGCTGCAAAATGATGCCGTCACCGTCGCCGCCCATCTGGATCGCTGGCTAGGCAACAAAGAAGAATTTTTACGCGTCTGA
- the queA gene encoding tRNA preQ1(34) S-adenosylmethionine ribosyltransferase-isomerase QueA has protein sequence MNYSLTDFDFDLPPELIAQFPLAQRTDSRLLDACGAAPVDRHFGAVLDLLAPGDLLVFNDTRVLKARFFGVKESGGKVQLLIERVLSNHVGEHSVLVQMRASKAPLPGSKIRLADSFDVTVGERVGEFFTLFFPDDIFTLLETYGRLPLPPYIAHDADDFDEQRYQTVYNRVPGAVAAPTAGLHFDEALLKACQDKGIQLAYVTLHVGAGTFQPVRVDDLAQHQMHSEWYSISSETVAAVQATKAAGGRVVAVGTTSMRALESASQSGTLQAGSDDTRLFITPGYVFKTVDRLITNFHLPKSTLMMLVSAFAGYAAVRAAYAHAITQGYRFFSYGDAMLLDNHSAAPSLVAQSDNRTEES, from the coding sequence ATGAACTATTCTCTCACTGATTTTGATTTTGATTTGCCGCCCGAATTGATCGCGCAATTCCCCTTAGCGCAGCGTACCGATTCGCGCTTGCTGGACGCTTGCGGCGCGGCCCCGGTCGACCGCCATTTCGGTGCGGTGCTCGATTTGTTGGCTCCTGGCGATTTATTAGTTTTTAATGATACGCGGGTGTTGAAAGCGCGCTTCTTTGGTGTCAAAGAAAGCGGCGGCAAAGTGCAATTGTTGATCGAACGCGTGCTGTCGAATCATGTCGGTGAGCACAGTGTGCTGGTACAGATGCGCGCGTCCAAAGCGCCGCTGCCGGGCAGTAAAATTCGTCTGGCCGATAGCTTTGATGTGACCGTCGGTGAGCGCGTCGGTGAGTTTTTTACTTTGTTTTTTCCTGACGATATTTTCACCTTACTCGAAACTTATGGCCGCTTACCGTTACCGCCTTATATCGCGCACGATGCCGATGATTTCGATGAGCAGCGCTATCAAACCGTGTATAACCGCGTGCCTGGTGCGGTGGCGGCACCGACGGCCGGCCTGCATTTTGATGAAGCCTTGCTCAAAGCTTGCCAAGACAAGGGCATACAACTGGCCTATGTGACGCTGCATGTCGGTGCCGGGACTTTCCAGCCGGTGCGCGTTGATGATTTGGCTCAGCATCAGATGCACAGCGAGTGGTACAGTATCAGCAGCGAAACGGTGGCAGCCGTGCAGGCGACCAAGGCCGCCGGTGGCCGCGTGGTGGCGGTTGGTACCACCAGCATGCGCGCCTTGGAATCGGCGTCGCAGTCGGGCACTTTGCAAGCCGGTAGCGATGATACGCGGCTCTTTATCACGCCTGGTTATGTGTTTAAAACAGTCGATCGTTTGATTACCAATTTCCATTTGCCGAAATCGACCTTGATGATGTTGGTCTCGGCTTTTGCCGGTTACGCAGCAGTGCGCGCAGCGTATGCGCATGCGATCACGCAGGGCTATCGCTTCTTCAGTTATGGCGATGCCATGCTGCTCGATAATCACTCCGCCGCCCCATCTCTTGTCGCGCAGTCCGACAATCGTACAGAGGAATCATGA
- the tgt gene encoding tRNA guanosine(34) transglycosylase Tgt, whose amino-acid sequence MLEFTLIKKDATTAARRGRVKVNHGVIETPIFMPVGTYGSVKAMSPLELKEIDAHIILGNTFHLWLRPGLSVLNKFGGLHDFMGWDKPILTDSGGFQVFSLGAMRKITEEGVKFSSPINGERLFLSPEISMQIQRSLNSDIAMQFDECTPYEIDGRPATTEEAGKSMRMSLRWAKRSIDEFHVGENPNALFGIVQGGMFEHLRDESLAGLNELGFDGIAIGGLSVGEPKEDMMRVLAHVGPKLPEHKPHYLMGVGTPEDLVAGVMNGIDMFDCVMPTRNARNGWIFTRYGDVKIKNARYKEEKEPLDATCSCYTCKNFSRAYLHHLHRTGEILGARLNTIHNLHYYLDLMKNIRTSLEQERFPEFIAEFRADRARGV is encoded by the coding sequence ATGCTTGAATTTACTTTAATTAAAAAAGATGCCACTACGGCGGCGCGGCGCGGTCGCGTGAAGGTGAATCACGGTGTCATCGAGACGCCGATCTTCATGCCGGTTGGTACCTATGGCTCGGTGAAGGCGATGTCGCCGTTGGAACTCAAGGAAATCGATGCCCACATCATTTTGGGTAATACCTTCCATCTGTGGTTACGCCCGGGACTGAGCGTGCTCAATAAGTTCGGCGGCCTGCATGATTTCATGGGCTGGGATAAACCGATCCTGACCGACTCCGGCGGCTTTCAAGTGTTTTCGCTCGGTGCCATGCGCAAAATTACCGAAGAGGGAGTGAAATTTTCTTCCCCTATCAACGGTGAGCGTTTGTTTTTGTCGCCGGAAATTTCCATGCAAATTCAGCGCTCGCTCAATTCCGATATTGCCATGCAATTCGATGAGTGCACGCCGTATGAAATCGACGGTCGCCCGGCGACCACCGAAGAAGCCGGTAAATCGATGCGCATGTCGCTGCGTTGGGCCAAGCGCTCGATCGATGAATTCCATGTCGGTGAAAATCCGAATGCCTTGTTCGGTATTGTGCAGGGCGGTATGTTTGAACATTTGCGCGATGAATCGCTGGCCGGTCTCAATGAGCTCGGTTTCGACGGCATCGCCATCGGTGGCTTGTCGGTCGGCGAACCGAAAGAAGACATGATGCGTGTGCTCGCGCATGTCGGGCCGAAATTACCCGAGCATAAACCGCATTATTTGATGGGTGTCGGTACCCCGGAAGATTTGGTGGCCGGGGTAATGAACGGCATCGATATGTTCGACTGCGTGATGCCGACCCGGAATGCGCGCAATGGCTGGATTTTTACCCGCTATGGCGACGTCAAGATCAAGAATGCCCGTTATAAAGAAGAAAAAGAACCGCTCGACGCCACTTGCAGCTGCTATACCTGCAAGAATTTTTCGCGCGCTTATTTGCATCATTTACATCGCACCGGCGAGATACTCGGTGCGCGCTTGAATACGATTCATAATCTGCATTACTATCTGGACTTGATGAAAAATATCCGTACCTCGCTTGAGCAGGAACGCTTCCCGGAATTCATCGCTGAATTCCGCGCCGACCGCGCACGCGGCGTCTGA